From Dasypus novemcinctus isolate mDasNov1 chromosome 19, mDasNov1.1.hap2, whole genome shotgun sequence, a single genomic window includes:
- the CD70 gene encoding CD70 antigen — translation MRGWPNSVMAEEGSGCAVPRLAWASLLRSVLLPLLAGAVGAVVIYSILCSQRLPQTQQLESPGWDIAELQLNHTGSRQDPRLRWEGSPALGRSFLHGPELDHGQLRVQRAGVYRLHIQVTLANCSSRRMGAHRPAALTVGVCSPAARSVSLLRLSFHRGCTVASQRLTPLARGDVLCANLTLPLLPSRNSDETFFGVHWVHP, via the exons ATGCGGGGTTGGCCGAATTCCGTTATGGCCGAGGAGGGCTCCGGCTGCGCCGTGCCCCGCTTGGCTTGGGCTTCTCTTTTGCGCAGCGTGTTGCTCCCGTTACTCGCGGGCGCGGTCGGCGCGGTGGTGATTTACAGCATCCTCTGCAGCCAGCGCCTCCCGCAGACGCAGCAGCTGGAGTCACCGGG GTGGGACATAGCTGAGCTCCAGTTGAATCACACAG GCTCTCGGCAGGACCCTCGGCTGCGCTGGGAGGGGAGCCCGGCGCTGGGCCGCTCCTTCCTTCACGGACCAGAGCTGGACCACGGGCAGCTGCGTGTCCAGCGCGCCGGCGTCTACAGGCTGCACATCCAGGTGACGCTGGCCAACTGCTCGTCCCGGCGGATGGGCGCGCACCGCCCGGCCGCCCTGACGGTGGGCGTCTGCTCGCCGGCCGCGCGCAGCGTCAGCCTCCTGCGGCTCAGCTTCCACCGCGGCTGCACCGTCGCCTCGCAGCGCCTGACGCCCCTGGCCCGGGGCGACGTGCTCTGCGCCAACCTCACGCTGCCGCTGCTGCCTTCGCGCAACAGCGACGAGACCTTCTTTGGGGTGCATTGGGTGCACCCCTGA